CAGGTACAGCGCGGCGGCGTCTAGGTTGGCGGCCTGTAGCTCGAAAGTATGGCCGGCAATGGTGATCGTGTCACCAAACGGAATGACCACGAACGTGATCAGGACCGGAAACAGGGCCAGGAAGGGCGCCAGGCCGTGCAGGAAATGATCCGCTCCTTCCGGAACGAAGTCCTCCTTGGTGAAAAGCTTTACCGGGTCCGCGACCAGGGTATTCACGATGCCGAGGTTGGGCATGCCGAGCTTGCGGCCCAGCCCGGTAATCGCGGCGCGGTTGGCTCCGACGCGGTCCTGGATGAGAGCGCTCCCCTTGCGCTCGAAGTAGAGCAGGAAAATCGCCAGCTGAAGCCCGATCAAAACCATCAGGATGGCTTCGATCGCGCCGACCAACAGTTCAAGCGTCACGTTGGGAAAGCTCGTCGATCAGTTTTAGGGTGCTTTCTTCGGTCAGGTTTTCGTAGAACCGATCCTGATTGAGCTGCAGCATGGGCGCCGTGCCGCACGATGCGAGGCATTCCGCCACCGCCAGCGTGAACTTGCCGTCCGCAGTGGTTTCGTCGATTCCGATTCCCAGGCGCCGCCGGATACAATCGACGATCTGATCCGCTCCGCGCAGCCGGCACGACAGATTGGTACAGACGTCCAGCAGGTATTTACCGACCGGTTTCTGATGAAACATCGGGTAAAAGGTCACCACCGCCCGGACGTGCGCATATGGCAGTCCCAGCAGTTCCGCCACATAGGCCTGTGCCTGCTCGCCGACCCAGCCAAATTCGCGCTGCGCAATCCAGAGCGTCGGCAGCAAAGCCGCCTGACGGGTCGGGTAATGCGTAGTGAGCTCCTCGAATTCACGGAGCGCCTGCTCAGAGAACTTTGCTTCGCGCGATTCCGCCATGAGGGCAGTATGAATCCTTACTAGAATCAGGGCTGGAGCGCTCGGAATCTTATGATGAGTTACCGAATTCCCGCAACCCTGCCAGAGTCGGGTGCAGGCGATTTTGCATGATCGTTTCGGAAACTTGCGGCTGCTGCCGGAACCGGTTATCTATCGGGCGCGAGCGGACGGACTTGAGTGAACCCGTCGGCGCGCGAATGTAACCGGGATGCGCGTAATTGCGGGACATGCTCACGGCCGTCGCCTGAAGGCGCCCCGCGGGCTCGCCACGCGGCCGACCTCGGCCCGGGCCCGCGAATCCATCTTCTCGCGCCTGCAGGTCCGCCTCGATTTCCAGGGCGTGCGCGTGCTTGACATATTCGCCGGCAGCGGATCGCTGGGCTGCGAAGCGCTCTCGCGCGGCGCCGGGAAAGTGACCTTCATCGACTCTTCGCGAGCGGCGGTGCGTTCAATTGAAAAGAATCTGCGTGCGATGGAGATGGCCGACCGCGGCCGCATACTTGCGCTGGATGTCTTCCGCGCGCTCCAAAGCCTTGCCACGGAAGCCGGGGAGTTTGACCTGGTGTTTGTCGACGCTCCTTACCGAAACGACCTCAGCCACGAAGTCCTGCAATGCTTAAGCCGGCTTGGGCTGGCCGCCGCAGAAGGGTGGATCGTCGTGGGCCAATCCAAACGAGCGCCCGCCGCGCCTGAGGCTCCGCAAGGACTGACCCGCCAAAGCGTCGTTACCATTGGCGATCATCGGATCGCCTTTTACCGGCGACCGCCCGAAGCGGCGCCGAGTGGGAGTTGATGGGTTAGTAAAGATGGCTACCAAACCAAGTGGGCATACGCCGTCCGTCGCCGTTTATCCGGGTACCTTCGATCCGATTCACAACGGCCACGTCGATGTTATCCGCCGGTGCGTGCTGTTGTTCGACGAAGTGATCGTGGCGGTCGCATACAATCCGCACAAGGAATCCGCTCTGTTCTCCGCCGACGAGCGGGTCGAAATGATTCGGGAAGTCATCCGCGACCTGGAGCCGCGCGCACGGGTCGACAAGTTCAGCGGTCTGTCCGTGGACTACGCCGAACGCATCGGCGCCAAGGCAATAATCCGCAGCCTCCGCTCGGTTACCGACTTTGACTACGAACTGCAGATGGTCAACATGAACAAGCAGATGAGGCCGAACATCGAAACGGTTTTCCTCTGCGCCAACCCGAAAGCGTTTTTCGTCGCATCGCGGCTCATCCGCGAAATCGCGGGCTACGGGCAGCGCGTGCCTGACTTGGTCCCCGAGATGGTGATGAACCGCCTGCGCAAGAAGCTCGGCGTCGCCTAGGAATTCAGAAATCGCGGAAGTGGCTCGGATTTCCTGGCCCGGCTCGGGATAGTCTTACAATCCGATGAAATCTGGTTAATCGGGGCCGCCGCGAGTTTTTTCGTCCGCGCCGCACCGCTAGAATCATGTTCGCGCCATGATCAAGCTCAATCGAAAAATCGCCCAGCTTAAACCCTCCGCGACCCTCGCCGCCGATGCGCGCGCCAAGGAGATGCGCGCGGCGGGGATCGACGTGATCTCGCTCGATGCGGGCGAGCCCGATTTCGACACACCCGAGCGTATCAAGGTGGCCGCGCGCAAAGCACTGGCCGAAGGACGAACCAAGTACACGGCGGTCAGCGGCATTCCCGAGCTTAAAAGCGCGATCCGCAGCAAGCTCAAGCGCGACAATCAGCTCGACTACGATGCGAGCGAGATCATCGTGTCCGCGGGATGCAAGCAGGCGGAAGCTAACGTGATCAACGCGCTGTTCGACGAAGGCGATGAGGTCATTATCCCGACGCCCGCGTGGGTTAGCTTCTCTGCGATGGTGGAGTTGACGGGCGCGAAGGTGAAGTACGTGCCATGCCCCGAGAGCACCGGATTCCTGCTCGATCCGGAAGCGCTCAAGCGCGCCATTACCCCGGACACGCGGGGCATCATGCTGAACTCACCGTCCAACCCGACCGGCACGGTCTATCACACCGGGCAACTGACCGAACTGGCTCGCATCCTACTCGAGGCGGACCTTTGGGTGATGTCCGACGACGTCTACGAGCACATCTCGTATGACGGGCCGGTCCCGCACCTTTTCCACATCGAACCGCAGCTGCGTGGCAAGGGAATCGTTTTCAATTCGCTTTCCAAGACCTACGCGATGACTGGATGGCGAGTCGGATTTGCGGCCGGACCCAAGGAAGTGATCGGCGCGGCCGGACGTCTGCAGAGCCAGAACAGCGGCAATCCGAACTCGGTCGCGCAATACGCCGCGATTGAAGCGCTCACTGGACCGCAGGAAGAAGTAAAGAAGATGGCGGAGGAATTTCGCGCGCGGCGCGAGTTGGTCGTCGAGAGGATCCGCAAAATTCCC
The sequence above is drawn from the Candidatus Binataceae bacterium genome and encodes:
- a CDS encoding pyridoxal phosphate-dependent aminotransferase; protein product: MIKLNRKIAQLKPSATLAADARAKEMRAAGIDVISLDAGEPDFDTPERIKVAARKALAEGRTKYTAVSGIPELKSAIRSKLKRDNQLDYDASEIIVSAGCKQAEANVINALFDEGDEVIIPTPAWVSFSAMVELTGAKVKYVPCPESTGFLLDPEALKRAITPDTRGIMLNSPSNPTGTVYHTGQLTELARILLEADLWVMSDDVYEHISYDGPVPHLFHIEPQLRGKGIVFNSLSKTYAMTGWRVGFAAGPKEVIGAAGRLQSQNSGNPNSVAQYAAIEALTGPQEEVKKMAEEFRARRELVVERIRKIPGFQLPNVPSGAFYAFPNVSELFGLSANGRKLTDGDSVAAFLLEEAKVSTVGGNDFNAPNHIRLSYATSREKLTAAFDRIEQALKKLSK
- the rsmD gene encoding 16S rRNA (guanine(966)-N(2))-methyltransferase RsmD, whose amino-acid sequence is MRVIAGHAHGRRLKAPRGLATRPTSARARESIFSRLQVRLDFQGVRVLDIFAGSGSLGCEALSRGAGKVTFIDSSRAAVRSIEKNLRAMEMADRGRILALDVFRALQSLATEAGEFDLVFVDAPYRNDLSHEVLQCLSRLGLAAAEGWIVVGQSKRAPAAPEAPQGLTRQSVVTIGDHRIAFYRRPPEAAPSGS
- a CDS encoding NAD(P)H-dependent oxidoreductase subunit E, with protein sequence MAESREAKFSEQALREFEELTTHYPTRQAALLPTLWIAQREFGWVGEQAQAYVAELLGLPYAHVRAVVTFYPMFHQKPVGKYLLDVCTNLSCRLRGADQIVDCIRRRLGIGIDETTADGKFTLAVAECLASCGTAPMLQLNQDRFYENLTEESTLKLIDELSQRDA
- the coaD gene encoding pantetheine-phosphate adenylyltransferase; this translates as MATKPSGHTPSVAVYPGTFDPIHNGHVDVIRRCVLLFDEVIVAVAYNPHKESALFSADERVEMIREVIRDLEPRARVDKFSGLSVDYAERIGAKAIIRSLRSVTDFDYELQMVNMNKQMRPNIETVFLCANPKAFFVASRLIREIAGYGQRVPDLVPEMVMNRLRKKLGVA